One genomic window of Quercus robur chromosome 6, dhQueRobu3.1, whole genome shotgun sequence includes the following:
- the LOC126732524 gene encoding GATA transcription factor 19-like, with product MHRCSSSHHQGNMVGPCTCGMFHSQGNSFSMLFSMQNHSPYDESEMYSFASSSSSVDCTLSLGTPSTRLTEDDERRRVRSGSSMSNFCWDILQTKQTPSAPQTHKAIRGGNNGSYNNNSSNDPLLARRCANCDTTSTPLWRNGPRGPKSLCNACGIRFKKEERRATAAASTTSNNGATSGSLMEPNHMVHNNSWYAHSQTQKMPCYSPAIGNEFRIIEDNEQNSDTGIPFLSWRLNVTDRPGLVHDFTR from the exons ATGCATCGGTGCAGTAGCTCTCATCATCAGGGGAACATGGTGGGACCTTGTACGTGTGGCATGTTTCACAGCCAAGGAAATTCCTTCTCCATGCTATTCTCTATGCAAAACCACAGTCCCTATGATGAATCCGAAATGTATTCCTTCGCATCATCCTCGTCTTCTGTGGATTGCACTCTCTCTTTAGGGACCCCATCAACTCGTTTAACCGAAGATGATGAAAGGCGACGAGTACGCTCTGGTTCCTCCATGTCCAACTTTTGCTGGGACATATTGCAGACAAAACAAACACCTTCAGCTCCTCAAACTCACAAAGCTATCCGCGGAGGCAATAATGGCAGTTATAACAACAACTCTTCCAATGATCCCCTCCTTGCTCGCCGCTGTGCCAACTGTGATACCACTTCTACACCACTTTGGAGGAACGGTCCAAGAGGCCCTAAG TCTTTATGCAATGCTTGTGGGATTCGATtcaagaaggaagagaggagaGCCACTGCTGCAGCCTCAACCACAAGCAACAATGGCGCAACCTCAGGATCACTAATGGAGCCGAACCACATGGTCCACAACAATTCATGGTATGCACATTCACAGACCCAGAAAATGCCGTGCTACTCTCCGGCCATTGGCAACGAATTTCGGATCATTGAAGACAATGAACAAAATTCCGATACCGGCATTCCATTCCTTTCTTGGCGTCTCAATGTCACAGACAGGCCGGGCCTCGTTCATGACTTTACAAGATGA